A genome region from Pristis pectinata isolate sPriPec2 chromosome 4, sPriPec2.1.pri, whole genome shotgun sequence includes the following:
- the LOC127569073 gene encoding protocadherin-1-like isoform X3, which yields MARPLGPSGRGLLLLLSLLALCPAPGCLAQSSVKFTLPEEQPPNTLIGNPGESLGLERDNRLFKLELGQPYLRVDETGGNLYTTETPIDREQMMCETPTECQLEFEISVTDTLYNAATVLVEGRISVQDINDNTPTFSSPVISISIPEHTPPGTLVNIPTASDRDAGTNGVAGYELLGNEGQGLFSLQVAEEHGERLPQLIVTGSLDREQRDTYDLTVRVVDGGQPPRSSTSVLRVTVLDINDNAPRFERYSYQGSVEENSPAGTSILQVRATDKDLGDNSRIEYTFAQAADNARRLLRLDKNTGWITVQGPVDREQFSQFRFYVHARDKGPIPKQDRASVVIMVRDTNDNAPAIEIRGIGLVTHRDGVASIDEDAPVDSPVALVQVSDRDEGENAAVTCIVAGDVPFQLKPASESSNEKKKKFFLQTTTALDYEKVRDYLIQIVAVDSGNPPLSSTNTLKVKVVDVNDNAPSFAQSRMQVGILENNRPPTSLLRVEATDADSGSNAELLYSLYPDPSIQNLFQINPDTGEVRVISVLDREQRERYEFKVAAADKGTPSLKGTATVVVNVLDENDNDPRFMLNAYNFSVRENLPPSSPVGMVTVSDADKDSNARITLFVDPDNGEFEIQNGTGTILSRVSFDRERQSTYTFQLKAIDGGTPPRSAYVSVTINVLDENDNTPFITQPSNSSFQHISPLTAIGTPVERVKAEDMDIGTNANLTYSIVGGNPFGLFHISPAGSVTLEKELMRRHYGLHRLVVQVRDGGTPARFATALVHLYVNDTMANVSLVEALVGHSLNTPLDVDIAGDPEYEKSKQRSNVLFGVIAGIIAVILVIVVVVLIRYCRQKEAKSGYQAGKKETKDLYTPKQTNKNTKHKVKKSKPPKPSKPMEAEESGAQRGLQFNLINESNSDNPRIHLPLNCNPGSPDLGRHYRSNSPLPSIQLHPQSPTAGKKHQVVQDLPATNTFVGTGDSNSTGSDQYSDYSYKTNPPKYNKQSRIYKRRSAHV from the coding sequence ATGGCCCGTCCGCTCGGCCCCTCCGGCCGCGGCTTGCTGCTCCTATTGTCGCTGCTCGCCCTGTGCCCGGCTCCCGGCTGCCTGGCGCAGAGCTCGGTGAAGTTCACGCTGCCGGAGGAGCAACCGCCGAACACGCTGATCGGGAACCCGGGCGAGAGCCTGGGTCTGGAGCGGGACAACCGGCTGTTCAAACTGGAACTGGGCCAACCTTACCTTCGGGTGGACGAGACGGGGGGCAACCTGTACACCACCGAGACCCCCATCGACCGCGAGCAGATGATGTGCGAGACCCCCACCGAATGCCAGCTGGAGTTCGAGATCTCGGTCACCGACACCTTGTACAACGCGGCCACGGTGCTAGTGGAAGGCAGGATTTCGGTGCAGGACATCAATGACAACACTCCTACCTTCAGCTCCCCGGTAATATCCATCTCCATCCCGGAACACACCCCCCCGGGTACCCTGGTCAACATCCCCACTGCCAGCGACCGCGACGCGGGCACGAACGGAGTAGCCGGCTACGAACTGTTGGGTAACGAGGGGCAGGGTCTCTTCAGTCTACAGGTGGCCGAGGAACACGGCGAGAGGTTGCCCCAGCTGATAGTCACCGGGTCGCTGGACAGAGAGCAACGGGACACCTACGACCTGACGGTGCGGGTGGTGGACGGGGGTCAGCCACCACGGAGCAGCACCTCGGTCCTGCGTGTCACCGTGCTGGACATTAACGATAACGCGCCCCGGTTCGAGAGGTACAGTTACCAGGGATCGGTGGAGGAGAATAGCCCGGCGGGTACTTCCATCCTGCAGGTGAGAGCTACCGACAAGGACCTGGGAGACAATTCCCGCATCGAGTACACGTTCGCCCAGGCGGCGGATAACGCCCGCCGTCTACTCCGCCTGGACAAGAACACCGGTTGGATCACGGTGCAAGGGCCGGTGGACCGCGAGCAGTTCAGCCAGTTCAGGTTCTATGTTCACGCCCGCGACAAGGGTCCCATCCCCAAACAGGACAGGGCGTCGGTGGTGATCATGGTGCGGGACACCAATGACAACGCGCCGGCTATCGAGATCCGAGGCATCGGGCTGGTCACTCACCGGGACGGTGTGGCCAGCATCGACGAAGACGCGCCGGTCGACTCTCCGGTGGCACTGGTGCAAGTGTCGGACCGCGACGAAGGGGAGAACGCGGCGGTGACTTGCATCGTGGCCGGGGACGTGCCGTTCCAGCTGAAGCCGGCCAGCGAGTCAAGCAACGAGAAGAAGAAGAAGTTCTTTCTGCAGACCACCACCGCCCTGGATTACGAGAAGGTGCGCGACTATCTCATCCAGATCGTGGCGGTGGATTCGGGCAACCCTCCGCTGTCCAGCACCAACACTTTAAAGGTAAAGGTGGTCGATGTCAATGACAACGCGCCCAGCTTCGCCCAGAGCCGCATGCAGGTGGGTATACTGGAGAATAACCGGCCCCCGACATCTCTGCTGAGGGTGGAGGCCACCGACGCCGACAGTGGTAGCAACGCCGAGCTACTCTACTCCTTGTACCCCGACCCGTCCATCCAGAACTTGTTCCAGATTAATCCGGACACGGGAGAGGTGAGGGTCATCTCGGTTCTGGACCGGGAGCAGAGGGAACGCTACGAGTTCAAAGTGGCGGCGGCGGACAAGGGTACCCCGAGCCTCAAGGGGACGGCCACCGTGGTGGTCAATGTCCTGGATGAAAACGACAACGACCCTCGGTTCATGCTCAACGCCTACAACTTCTCGGTGCGAGAGAACTTGCCCCCGTCTAGCCCCGTGGGGATGGTGACGGTGTCGGACGCCGACAAGGACTCCAACGCCCGGATCACTCTGTTCGTTGACCCGGACAATGGCGAGTTTGAGATCCAGAACGGGACGGGTACCATCCTGTCCCGGGTTTCCTTTGACCGGGAGCGCCAGAGCACCTACACCTTCCAGCTCAAGGCGATAGACGGCGGGACGCCCCCCAGATCTGCCTATGTCAGTGTCACCATCAATGTCTTGGATGAAAATGACAACACGCCATTCATCACTCAACCATCCAATTCCTCCTTCCAACACATCAGCCCCCTCACTGCCATTGGCACCCCAGTGGAACGGGTCAAGGCAGAAGACATGGACATTGGGACCAATGCCAACTTGACCTACAGCATCGTAGGAGGCAACCCCTTTGGCCTGTTCCACATCTCCCCTGCTGGGAGTGTGACCCTGGAGAAGGAACTCATGCGTAGGCACTACGGTCTACACCGGCTGGTGGTTCAGGTGAGGGACGGGGGCACGCCGGCCCGTTTTGCCACCGCGCTGGTGCACCTGTACGTCAACGACACCATGGCCAACGTTAGCCTGGTTGAAGCCCTGGTGGGTCACAGCTTGAACACCCCGCTGGACGTGGACATCGCTGGAGACCCCGAGTACGAGAAAAGCAAACAGCGGAGCAACGTCCTGTTCGGAGTGATCGCTGGGATTATTGCAGTCATACTGGTGATAGTGGTGGTGGTACTGATCCGCTACTGTAGGCAGAAGGAAGCCAAGAGTGGATACCAGGCCGGCAAAAAGGAGACCAAGGATTTGTATACCCCCAAACAAACCAATAAAAATACCAAGCACAAGGTTAAGAAGAGCAAGCCCCCCAAACCCTCCAAACCAATGGAAGCCGAGGAGAGCGGCGCACAGAGGGGATTACAATTCAACCTGATCAATGAGTCCAACAGTGATAATCCACGGATTCACCTGCCACTGAACTGTAACCCGGGCAGCCCTGACCTAGGGAGACATTACAGGTCGAACTCTCCTCTCCCGTCCATCCAACTGCACCCACAGTCACCGACTGCGGGGAAAAAGCACCAAGTTGTCCAGGACTTGCCCGCCACCAACACCTTCGTCGGGACTGGGGACAGTAATTCCACGGGCTCGGACCAGTACTCTGATTACAGTTACAAGACCAATCCCCCGAAGTACAACAAGCAG
- the LOC127569073 gene encoding protocadherin-1-like isoform X2, whose product MARPLGPSGRGLLLLLSLLALCPAPGCLAQSSVKFTLPEEQPPNTLIGNPGESLGLERDNRLFKLELGQPYLRVDETGGNLYTTETPIDREQMMCETPTECQLEFEISVTDTLYNAATVLVEGRISVQDINDNTPTFSSPVISISIPEHTPPGTLVNIPTASDRDAGTNGVAGYELLGNEGQGLFSLQVAEEHGERLPQLIVTGSLDREQRDTYDLTVRVVDGGQPPRSSTSVLRVTVLDINDNAPRFERYSYQGSVEENSPAGTSILQVRATDKDLGDNSRIEYTFAQAADNARRLLRLDKNTGWITVQGPVDREQFSQFRFYVHARDKGPIPKQDRASVVIMVRDTNDNAPAIEIRGIGLVTHRDGVASIDEDAPVDSPVALVQVSDRDEGENAAVTCIVAGDVPFQLKPASESSNEKKKKFFLQTTTALDYEKVRDYLIQIVAVDSGNPPLSSTNTLKVKVVDVNDNAPSFAQSRMQVGILENNRPPTSLLRVEATDADSGSNAELLYSLYPDPSIQNLFQINPDTGEVRVISVLDREQRERYEFKVAAADKGTPSLKGTATVVVNVLDENDNDPRFMLNAYNFSVRENLPPSSPVGMVTVSDADKDSNARITLFVDPDNGEFEIQNGTGTILSRVSFDRERQSTYTFQLKAIDGGTPPRSAYVSVTINVLDENDNTPFITQPSNSSFQHISPLTAIGTPVERVKAEDMDIGTNANLTYSIVGGNPFGLFHISPAGSVTLEKELMRRHYGLHRLVVQVRDGGTPARFATALVHLYVNDTMANVSLVEALVGHSLNTPLDVDIAGDPEYEKSKQRSNVLFGVIAGIIAVILVIVVVVLIRYCRQKEAKSGYQAGKKETKDLYTPKQTNKNTKHKVKKSKPPKPSKPMEAEESGAQRGLQFNLINESNSDNPRIHLPLNCNPGSPDLGRHYRSNSPLPSIQLHPQSPTAGKKHQVVQDLPATNTFVGTGDSNSTGSDQYSDYSYKTNPPKYNKQEVRRFLTTSEV is encoded by the coding sequence ATGGCCCGTCCGCTCGGCCCCTCCGGCCGCGGCTTGCTGCTCCTATTGTCGCTGCTCGCCCTGTGCCCGGCTCCCGGCTGCCTGGCGCAGAGCTCGGTGAAGTTCACGCTGCCGGAGGAGCAACCGCCGAACACGCTGATCGGGAACCCGGGCGAGAGCCTGGGTCTGGAGCGGGACAACCGGCTGTTCAAACTGGAACTGGGCCAACCTTACCTTCGGGTGGACGAGACGGGGGGCAACCTGTACACCACCGAGACCCCCATCGACCGCGAGCAGATGATGTGCGAGACCCCCACCGAATGCCAGCTGGAGTTCGAGATCTCGGTCACCGACACCTTGTACAACGCGGCCACGGTGCTAGTGGAAGGCAGGATTTCGGTGCAGGACATCAATGACAACACTCCTACCTTCAGCTCCCCGGTAATATCCATCTCCATCCCGGAACACACCCCCCCGGGTACCCTGGTCAACATCCCCACTGCCAGCGACCGCGACGCGGGCACGAACGGAGTAGCCGGCTACGAACTGTTGGGTAACGAGGGGCAGGGTCTCTTCAGTCTACAGGTGGCCGAGGAACACGGCGAGAGGTTGCCCCAGCTGATAGTCACCGGGTCGCTGGACAGAGAGCAACGGGACACCTACGACCTGACGGTGCGGGTGGTGGACGGGGGTCAGCCACCACGGAGCAGCACCTCGGTCCTGCGTGTCACCGTGCTGGACATTAACGATAACGCGCCCCGGTTCGAGAGGTACAGTTACCAGGGATCGGTGGAGGAGAATAGCCCGGCGGGTACTTCCATCCTGCAGGTGAGAGCTACCGACAAGGACCTGGGAGACAATTCCCGCATCGAGTACACGTTCGCCCAGGCGGCGGATAACGCCCGCCGTCTACTCCGCCTGGACAAGAACACCGGTTGGATCACGGTGCAAGGGCCGGTGGACCGCGAGCAGTTCAGCCAGTTCAGGTTCTATGTTCACGCCCGCGACAAGGGTCCCATCCCCAAACAGGACAGGGCGTCGGTGGTGATCATGGTGCGGGACACCAATGACAACGCGCCGGCTATCGAGATCCGAGGCATCGGGCTGGTCACTCACCGGGACGGTGTGGCCAGCATCGACGAAGACGCGCCGGTCGACTCTCCGGTGGCACTGGTGCAAGTGTCGGACCGCGACGAAGGGGAGAACGCGGCGGTGACTTGCATCGTGGCCGGGGACGTGCCGTTCCAGCTGAAGCCGGCCAGCGAGTCAAGCAACGAGAAGAAGAAGAAGTTCTTTCTGCAGACCACCACCGCCCTGGATTACGAGAAGGTGCGCGACTATCTCATCCAGATCGTGGCGGTGGATTCGGGCAACCCTCCGCTGTCCAGCACCAACACTTTAAAGGTAAAGGTGGTCGATGTCAATGACAACGCGCCCAGCTTCGCCCAGAGCCGCATGCAGGTGGGTATACTGGAGAATAACCGGCCCCCGACATCTCTGCTGAGGGTGGAGGCCACCGACGCCGACAGTGGTAGCAACGCCGAGCTACTCTACTCCTTGTACCCCGACCCGTCCATCCAGAACTTGTTCCAGATTAATCCGGACACGGGAGAGGTGAGGGTCATCTCGGTTCTGGACCGGGAGCAGAGGGAACGCTACGAGTTCAAAGTGGCGGCGGCGGACAAGGGTACCCCGAGCCTCAAGGGGACGGCCACCGTGGTGGTCAATGTCCTGGATGAAAACGACAACGACCCTCGGTTCATGCTCAACGCCTACAACTTCTCGGTGCGAGAGAACTTGCCCCCGTCTAGCCCCGTGGGGATGGTGACGGTGTCGGACGCCGACAAGGACTCCAACGCCCGGATCACTCTGTTCGTTGACCCGGACAATGGCGAGTTTGAGATCCAGAACGGGACGGGTACCATCCTGTCCCGGGTTTCCTTTGACCGGGAGCGCCAGAGCACCTACACCTTCCAGCTCAAGGCGATAGACGGCGGGACGCCCCCCAGATCTGCCTATGTCAGTGTCACCATCAATGTCTTGGATGAAAATGACAACACGCCATTCATCACTCAACCATCCAATTCCTCCTTCCAACACATCAGCCCCCTCACTGCCATTGGCACCCCAGTGGAACGGGTCAAGGCAGAAGACATGGACATTGGGACCAATGCCAACTTGACCTACAGCATCGTAGGAGGCAACCCCTTTGGCCTGTTCCACATCTCCCCTGCTGGGAGTGTGACCCTGGAGAAGGAACTCATGCGTAGGCACTACGGTCTACACCGGCTGGTGGTTCAGGTGAGGGACGGGGGCACGCCGGCCCGTTTTGCCACCGCGCTGGTGCACCTGTACGTCAACGACACCATGGCCAACGTTAGCCTGGTTGAAGCCCTGGTGGGTCACAGCTTGAACACCCCGCTGGACGTGGACATCGCTGGAGACCCCGAGTACGAGAAAAGCAAACAGCGGAGCAACGTCCTGTTCGGAGTGATCGCTGGGATTATTGCAGTCATACTGGTGATAGTGGTGGTGGTACTGATCCGCTACTGTAGGCAGAAGGAAGCCAAGAGTGGATACCAGGCCGGCAAAAAGGAGACCAAGGATTTGTATACCCCCAAACAAACCAATAAAAATACCAAGCACAAGGTTAAGAAGAGCAAGCCCCCCAAACCCTCCAAACCAATGGAAGCCGAGGAGAGCGGCGCACAGAGGGGATTACAATTCAACCTGATCAATGAGTCCAACAGTGATAATCCACGGATTCACCTGCCACTGAACTGTAACCCGGGCAGCCCTGACCTAGGGAGACATTACAGGTCGAACTCTCCTCTCCCGTCCATCCAACTGCACCCACAGTCACCGACTGCGGGGAAAAAGCACCAAGTTGTCCAGGACTTGCCCGCCACCAACACCTTCGTCGGGACTGGGGACAGTAATTCCACGGGCTCGGACCAGTACTCTGATTACAGTTACAAGACCAATCCCCCGAAGTACAACAAGCAG